Genomic DNA from Paenibacillus donghaensis:
ACCAGCTCGGCATACTCTCCGGCTTGTTGAACCATTAATTCCGTTCCATAGAAGGATTCCTCATGCCAGGCAAACAGCTTCTGCTTGAGGATGAGGCCGGATATGAAGTCTCCGTTGTCTGTGGTTCCATATAATAAGGCATCCCCATGCTCACTGAGGGTTAGCCGAACGATAATCTTGCGTAGAGGTGTGATCATGAAATCAGGTTTCCTTTCCGCAGCTCCTCCTGCAGTGCGCGCAGTCTGCTGTGCTTTGCCGTGAAGGAGCTTAGGAACAGCTCCCAGCGTTCCTCGCGTTTGATTTTTTTGTACAGCTTGGCCAGCCGTTTCAGCAGCTTCACCGCCGCCTTATAGCTGTCACGGTTCTTCTCGATCACGAAACGCTCCACCGCCTGGTGATAGAAGGGCAGCAGCAGCTCAGGCGCATGCTTCTCCAGCGGCTGCAGGTCGCGAACCCGGAAGTCCGAGGGGGCTGCGCCGCTGGAGATCTGGTAATCCATCCACTCCTGCCATTTGCCGCGGCCGAGCAGCTTCTCATCATATAAATCACGGGAGAAGGGCAGCATCTCGGTTAGAGTGCTCCACATTCTAGGCTCCTCTTCAGGCAGATGGCTGAGCGCCTCCTCCCAACATTCGGAATACCGTTTCAAGCTATAATAATGCTTATTCAGCTGCGGTCCAATCCGCACCAGCCAGTCCACCAGCCGATCCCATTCTTCGTCTGCGATGATAATCTCTATGAAATCCATCCATTCTCCAGGCTGAATTCCCGGCTGCTCCGCTGCCAGCTGCAGGAACTCCCAAGCCGCGAGGTCATCCTCCAGATAGAAATACATCCGCCCCTGGGCGAGCCGCCAGGAATTCTTGCTGAGTGCTGCGCCAAGCTCAGCCTCCGCCTGCCGCAGCAGGGAGATTTCGTTGAGATAAACCTCAGGCTCGGCTGTATAGTAGGCAATCCAGTTGTCCCACACCAGACTATAGAATAGCGAGAAAGGAGGTTCATCCCGCCGTCCCCGGGTTTCGGTCAGCATGGCTTGACGCAGCAGAGCCACAGTATCCATCAGCCGGGTGAATTGGTCCGGTTCGCTGTTTAGTGGCAGGTCTTGCTCCAGCAGGTGTTCTCCGATATATTCCTGAAGATCAGATACGGCTATTTGGGTGTAATATCCTAAAGAGGAGCCATATCCCTGAGGCAGGGAAGAAATGCCGGTTCCAGGAATCAGCGTCTCCAGTACATACAGTCTGGAATTGAGCTGGAAGAGCAGCGTTGCTGCAGGGCCAAGCTCAGGCTGGTACTCCGTAATCGCCGCCAGCGCCTTCTCGACATATTGAGAGTTACGGACGCTCTGTGCCAGCGGTGCAACAGCGGTGGCGAAATACTCGCGCCACTGTGTGACCGTTGCGCTCCCAAGCTGCTTCGCCAGCTGCTTCAGCTGCTGCTTGGTGGGGCGACGGCTCGCGCCGCCGGAATCACTGCCGGAGTCTTGCACGGTCCTTATTACGGCTGCTTTGGCGTTAGCCAGCATGTTTACCGAGCGATTCTGCTGTTCGGCATAACACATCAGCAAAGCCGCCATATGCTTGCAGGGGCCACCGACCGGGCAGTTGCAGCGGCCGAGGCGCAGGTCGGTCAGATCGACCGACACCACATAATCCTCCCGGCCTTCAACAATGGCCTTCAGGCCGGGAGGTCCGAACTCGTTGCTGCGCATCGTACGCACGCGCCGCTGTTTATAGTATTGGAACCCCCGCTTAAGGGTAAGATCATCGAAACAATAGGCTACATTCTGTATAAGCCAGTTCCACCGGTTGTCATCAAGCGTATAGTCATTCAGCTTCTCCATGGTCAATCAATCTCCTGTACATCCAGATAGCTTCTATTATAACATTGTAGATATAACATTGTAGACCGTAAGCCTGATCCTCTCTTGAAGCCTGATCCCCTTATATGATCGCTGCAATAACACGAAATGCTGCAGGCTGTGAAGAATATGATAGGCTCCAATCAAGTGGAAACGGCTTCTCCGTCCTTTTAAAAGGACGGAGAGTTTCAGCGAGAAATAGAAGGATAATTTATAGCGTGGAATATAAAATTTTTTATATATTGAAAAAAGGCTGGAAGTGTTACTCTGGAAGTTGGCACTTTAGAAATGCGGAAGGATGAATTTACACCCATGCTGCGATTTAGATTGAAATATCTGTTCAAAAACAAACAAACCCGGCTGATCCTGATGCTCACACTCAGTGTGTCGTTATTGATTACTGTGATTGGTCTTTTCTCCTACGGACAGTACCGCGATGCGCTGGATACGGAGCTTAACACCCCCAACGTGGAGCTGCTGCAGATTAACCTTGATGTGACTAACCGTGCGTTCCGGGAAGCCGACAATAAAGCAGTCGATGTGTCCTTTCAGCCATCCGTCATTCAATATATGAATACGGATACGCAGGACAATGCAGCGAAGGCCGAGGAGCCGCAGGTCTATCTGCGCACGCTTGCCACCGAACCGGATATCCATTCGATTAAAGTGCTCAAATTCAGCGATCAATCCCTGATTTCGAGCAATGACGGATATATGGCAGATTGGGAAGAGGCGGCAGACTATGCCTGGAGCACCTGGATCGGCGAGATCAAGGAGAAACCGCTGTTAATCAAAAGAAGGCAATACACCGGTACCAACTCTAAGCTGGGCATGACCGAGCTGCTTACCCTGGCTAGACCGATTGTGCAGGATGGCCAGACAGTAGGCGCAGTTGTGGTCGACCTGGACTATGACTGGCTGTTCTCCCAAATGTACACCCACTTGTCCAGCTATCAATTCGTCTATAATCTGGAGGGGGAGCTGATCTACCCCAAGCTGAATCTGCCGTTCCCCCTGGAGAATATGAAGGAAGTCCTATCCCTCATCGATGTAAGCCCCTTTGCCCATGTGAAGATTGAAGGACAGGCTTACATGGCCAATCAAACCTTCTCCAACGTTACCGGCTGGCGGCTGATCTCACTCGTTCCGATGGAGCAGCTGCTGAAGAATGTGACCATCGCGCGCAATATGATGCTGTCGCTGTCGTTGATCTCCATCCTAGTAGGCTGCTCGGCGATTTATTACTATAACTTTGCTTCCTTCCGTCCGCTCAAACGGATTAATAAGCTGCTGAATCCCGGGCTGAAGTCCGGAGGACAGGGCAATCTCTATGACCTGGAGCCGGTGATCGGCAAGCTGGTCGGCGATTTCCAGAGCAAGTCGCTGGTAGCGGAATGGAGTCTGCCTGAGCTGCGCAGCAAATTTGTCCACGATCTGATTACGCGCAGCATCGGCACCCAGGAGACCGGAGCCAAGTGGGGGCATTATTTCGAGGGCTGGAAGGAAGGTCCCTTCGAGGTGCTGATTGTGTCGATCGACCGTCATACCCAGTGGGCCGCCGCGTATCAGGAAGAGGATCAGATGCTGCTCAAATATGCCATCAACAATATTATCGTGGAATACTTTCAACCCGCCTGGCAGGTGGTGACGGCTACGCCGCAGAAGGACAGTCTGGTCGTACTGCTGCAGCCTAGAGAGCTGCAAGAGACGGAGCTTACCGAGAACGCCGGGCAATTAATAGACATGATCCAGAATCTGCTCAACATATCCGTGTCGGTCGGGATCGGCAACCCCGCCCCGGCAATCACCAAGGTCGCTCGCGCGTACGCCGAAGCCAACCTTGCCCTGTCCCACCGTCTGTACGAAGGGTATGGCCGGGTACGCCATTATGCGGCCGAGGAGCCGCGGTATGCGGAGAGCCTGCAGGCAGTGGATGATACCTGGAAGCAGGAAGTGCTCCATGCCCTGAAATCCTCTGCTGCGACCACCGGTGTGGAGTGGATTCGCCGCTGGTCGGCAGATGCACGCAAAAAAGTCATACAGCCGCAGAAAATATTCCGCATGGTGGATGATCTGCTGGAGGAGCTGCTTGCCATAGCCGGCGCAGGCGGCCACCCGCTGCCTGAAGAGCTGGCTAATTATACCCGTCACCAGGTGACAACGATGGATCTGTCCGAGATTGAACAGATGCTCTGCGGGATTGTGGAGCGGATGTCCGAGGAACTGGGCCAGCACCGCCAGTCGAAGGAGTATCTGCTGGCTCAGGCTATGATCCAATATATGGAGAATCATCTACAGGATAATATCGGGCTTCAGGATATTGCCTCTCATGTGAATATGGGGATCTCTTCTGTCAGCAATATTTTTAAAGAAGAGACCGGAACAACCGTGTACGACTATCTGACCAACCTGAGAATTGATAAAGCCTGTGAGCTGCTGTCCGGCAGCGGCATGAAAATTGCAGATATTGCGATGCTGGTCGGCTACCAGAATGAGAACAGCTTCATCCGGGCCTTCCGTAAGATCAAATCTATCACACCGGGCAAGTTCCGGGAGAACAGCAAATATTCCAAAACGTATGCAGATCCGCCAAAACCGCGCCAATCCAGCGTTTCTGAGGATTCAGAATAAGATTATACGATTGCCCGTACGCTCCCATATGCGTTAAAGTTCTACTTGAGAAAACTTTCACAGCTGCTGAAAATTTTCACAATCACAGCTGATGCTTAGCGAATATGGGGGTGAAGCGAATAGCGCTGCCAAGGAGGGATAGTGTTGACAAGAACAACAAAGATGGGTATCTGGATTACATCAGGCCTCATGGTTCTACTATTGATTTGGGCGGGATACCGAATGGCCGGAGAACACAGCCGGATTGATGAAAGCGCTGATTTTCCCAAGAAGCCGATTACATTGATTGTGCCGTATGCAGCAGGAGGCGGAACAGATTTAACAGCGAGAGCATTGGCCCAGGCCACGGAGAAAGTTCTGAGAGAACCCATTATAGTAGTTAACCGGACGGGCGGCGGTAGTTCCGTTGGATTGATGGAAGGGGCGAACGCCAAGGGAGATGGCTACACCGTTACTTTTCTCCCGGCAGAGCTGACCATTCTTCCGCATCTCGGGTTGCTTCCGATTACCTATGAGAAGTTCAAGCCTATCGCCCAAACGAATTTTGATCCTTCCGCCATTACCGTGAGAGCCGAAGCGCCATTCAAGACCGTGAATGAATTTCTCGACTTTGCGAAAGCGCATCCAGGTGAACTGAAAATGGGAAACGCAGGAACGGGAAGCATTTGGCATTTAGCTGCTGTGACGTTGGAACGGGAAACAGGTGTGAAGTTTGCACATATTCCTTTTGAAGGAGCGGGACCTGCGGTTTCTGCCCTGATGGACGGTTTTGTCGATGCGGTGCCTGTGAGTCCGGCTGAGGTGAAGAAGTATGTGGATGAAGGCAAGCTGCGCACCCTGGCAGTTAATGCCGACAAGCGCTCCGAAGCGCTGCCCGGTGTCCCTACACTGGAAGAAGAGACCGGGATTCACGTGAACTTTACCAGCACATGGAGAGGGCTCGCAGTCCCGAAGGACACGCCGGATGAAATTGCAGAACTGTTGGCGAGTGCTTTTATCAAAGGGACAGAGGACAAGGAATTCAAGAATTATATGCAATTGAACGGATTGCAGCTGCAGGTCAAGAACGGCAAGGCATTCGGACAGCAGCTACAGGAGAGTCATGACTTGTTCGCCAAGATGATTCCGGAGCTGGGGCTGAGCCGTAAGTAAGATGAAAGCGTCGTCAGGACAAATTTCCCACGGGAGCGCAGGCACCAGGAAGGAATGTGGTGAGAGCGGATATCCCCGGGACTGATTTCCTGCGCCTATTTTTAGAAGATTTGAGAGGGTTGAACCCGCAATAATGACTTAATTACGTTAAGAGAGGTAGGATACACACTTATGAAAATTAAAAAAACGCTAGACCGGATTCCCGGCGGCATGATGCTGGTTCCTTTATTCCTGGGGGCAATTATTCACACCGCTTTCCCTGGTGCCGGAGAATATTTCGGCGGATTCACCAAAGGCCTGATGACAGGCACCGTGCCGATTCTGGCTGTATGGTTCTTCTGCATGGGAGCGGCTATTGATGTAAGAGCAACAGGAACGGTCCTGCGCAAATCGGGAACACTGGTGCTGACTAAAATCGCCGTAGCCTGGGTGGTTGCGATGATTGCGATTCAGTTCATGCCTGAGGGCGGTGTTAAGAGCGGATTCTTCGCTGGCTTGTCCGTGCTTGCCATCATTTCGGCCATGGATATGACCAACGGCGGTCTGTATGCTTCCATTATGCAGCAATATGGCACCAAAGAAGAGTCCGGGGCATTCGTACTGATGTCTCTGGAGTCCGGACCACTTGTAACGATGCTGATTCTGGGCAGTACCGGTGTTGCCGTGTTTGAACCGCATCTGTTCGTTGGTGCTGTGCTTCCGTTCCTGATTGGCTTCATTCTGGGTAACGTCGACCATGATCTGCGTGCTTATTTCGGCAAAGCCACACAAACGTTGATTCCATTCTTCGGATTTGCGCTGGGTAGCTCCATCGACCTTGGTGTTATCGTAGATACAGGTATGTTGGGTATTCTGCTGGGTGTGTTCGTTATTATTATCACAGGTGTACCGCTGATCCTGGCCGACAAATTCATTGGCCGCGGAAACGGGACTGCCGGACTTGCCGCTTCGAGTACAGCCGGTGCAGCCGTAGCCAATCCTATGCTGGTGGCCAACATGAAGCCGGAATTCCTGCCGGCCGCTGAAGCCGCTACCGCATTGGTAGCAGCCTCCGTAATCGTGACTTCCATTCTGGTGCCAATCATCACGGCATACTACTCCGATTACATGAGAAAAAAGAATCCGCCAGCTGCGGATACCAAGATAGATGTCTCCACACCCCAAAAAGCTGTTGTTTAACCTCTGCTAACAACGGTAATAAGAACATTGAAGACCGTCCCGGTTGCTGCTGTAGCGGCGCCGGAGCGGTCTTTTTTGAAAGATAAGAATGTATATGCTTCGCGCAATGAATTAGCCTTATATTTCTCGCAGAAACGGATGCCGCCTCTTGCAGAGGACGGCGAAGCCGTTTCTACTTGTTTGTGGTGCTGATGGTTGGTGCTGATTTCCAGAAGGGTGGGAGTGCGGGCAGGGAGTTTGAAGCGAAACCTGCAAATATACAGTTTTTTGAACTGCGAGTAACCTGCTCAGAGAGAAAGCCTGCAATTGTGCAGGCTTTTCGGGCAAATACAGCTTAAATGTCACTTGGGGTGCTGAAAAGATGTACAAATGCAGGTATTCTGTTCCCCGCGCCCAAGATTGCAGAAAAAAGATGTACAATCGCAGGGATTTCGGCGGGAGCGTTACTTGTAAAGTGAATGATGGTGGGCTGTTGTAGGTTAAATGTGTGTACCTACTTAGATCCCAGTGAGCATATAGAATGTTACCTGGAACGTTTGGAGCAAATAGATGCGAAACTGGTTACTACTTAGGACCCCGCGAGACTCCAAGCCCTTGAACTAGGTAACCTGCATTCTAGCGGACCGTATAGCCCCTATTTCCTCCTATCTGCGATCTTTTGACGTCTTACGGACCGTATAGCCCCTAAGTCGTCAAAACAAGACCTAACCCAAGGTTGTTCTATGGTATAGAGGCTCCTGAGTCCGTTAATCCTGCAAAACGGCCTATGTACAGCAAATAGAGGCTCCTGAGTCCGCAACCGTCTGAAATCGAAGCGAGGGTTACGAGCGAAGAGGGCTAGGGAACCTAAGTAGTAACCGAAACTGCAACTAAATTCAGCCGAATCGCTAACTATATGCTGCACGCCATAAATTATCCTTCTCTTTCTCGCTGAAACGCCCCGTCCTATAAAAGGACGGCGAAGCCGTTTCCACTTGATTGGAATAGAGTAATTTGTCATTTTCTTGTAAATATCTGAAAGGTCACGCCATACTTATCGGTAACCATGCCGTAAGCCGGGCTGAAATAGGTTTGTACCAGCGGGTGCAGCACATGTCCTCCCTCCTCTAGCGCATGAAAGAAGGCAGCGGCTGTCCCGGCATCATCGGTTGTGAGGCAGATCGTCAGTATATTGCCGCTCTGAAGCGGCTGTCCCGGCTCGGAATCGGCGATATACAGCTCGCTGGCTCCAATCTTCAGCAGCGAGTGGGCGATCCGCTGTCCGGTAGCTTCATCCATCGGGTGGGCAGGGTCTGCCGGGCCTTCCCCAAAGGTCTGCTTGAACAGTAATTGGGCTTCAAATACCTGTTGATAGAAGCTTATCGCCGCCTCAGCCTGTCCGTCGAGTGTAATGTAGGGAATCATTTTTGTTGTCATTGTTGATCTCTCCTTATCGGTATATGGATAGTGCTGTTGGTCTTGTGTTTATTCTAGCTTATAATGGTGACAACTATTGTCATGGTTAGCGAATTAAATAGGAGGCTATTATGATGTCCAAGGCTAAACGGCTGCTGGAGCTGATGATGACGGTTAACCGCAAGCGTAAATTTACCGTCAAAGAGCTTGCTGCCGAATTTAATGTATCCTCCAGGACAATCCTGAGAGATTTGCAGGAGCTGGGTGAGTTGGGCGTACCCTTGTATTCGGAAGTGGGTCCGCATGGCGGGTATCAGGTGCTGAAAGAGCGGATATTGCCCCCGATTGCCTTTACAGAGGAAGAGGCGGTAGCGATTTTTTTTGCCAGCCATGCGCTGCGTCACTATACCTCTCTGCCCTTTAAAACAGAAGCTGCTGCAGCCCTGCAGAAATTCTATAACTATATGTCGGGAGAGGTTCGTGACCGTATCGATGAGATGAAGAACCGGATTGATTTCCTGACCCCGGCAAGAGAAGCGGGATTCCCTTATTTATCCCTCCTGCTGGAAGCAGCTATTCAGCAAACCGTAATTCATATCGATTATGAATCCAGGGGTGTCCGGACGGAGAGAGCCATACAGCCGATAGGGATTTATGCCAGCAACGGCCTGTGGTATTGCCCTGCCCATTGTTTCGTCCGTGGCGGAATACGAATCTTCCGCTGTGACAGAATCCATGCGGCTGCTGCCGAGGTTACAGGCATTTCACCGCTGAATCTGCGGCATGTGCATCTGGGGAACAAGGAATCTTTCATGAAGCAAGAACAGGCGCTTGACCCGCATCTTCTGATGCTGCATGTGGAGCTGGACAAGGAAGGCGTTCACCGCTGCGAAGGGGAAATCTGGTCTTCGTCTCTCCTACAGGTACGCGAGGACCGGACAGGCTGGCTGGAAGGGACAATCTCTGGGAGCGAGCTGGACTTTTTTGCCGGATTCATCATCGGACTGGGGAAGGGAGTGACTGTGCAGAAGCCGCCGGAGCTGGTGGAGAAGCTGAAAGAGCTGCTGGCCGGGCTGCTGGAGAAATACATGTAGCTGCTGTCGTAATCTTGCGCTCCTATTGCCATAAGCTGCAAACGGCCCGGACAATCGGATATACTGGCGGTATGAGGTGATTAGCCATGGAACAAGCCTTGTTCGATCAAATATATGAAACGGTTGTGCGGCATGATCCGCTGTATGACGGGGTGTTCTATACAGGGGTGCTGACGACGGGGATTGTCTGCCGCCCCTCCTGCCGGGCGCGCACGCCCAAGGCAGTGAATGTGAGATTCTATCCTTCACTGGAGGAAGCGGTAAGCGCAGGCTTCCGGCCCTGCAAGCGCTGCAGACCGGAGGAGGGCGGGAAGCTGCGTCCTGATGCGGTGCTGGCAGCCCAGGCGGATGCGCTGCTGGAAGCGCGTTATGCGGAGCGGCTAACGCTGGCCGACCTGGCTGCGCCACTGAAGGTCAGCCCGTTCCACCTGCAGCGGACCTACACGCGTGTGACAGGGCGCTCACCGGCTGCCAAGCTGGACGAGGTGCGGCTGACTAAGGTGCGGCAGCAGCTTATGGAGACAGAGCAGCCCATTGCCGAGATCGGCCAAGCGGCAGGCTTCCGCGGAGCGTCGCATTTCGCGGCCTGGTTCGCACGCAAGACGGGGGTGTCCCCGACGGAATTCCGCAAGCAAATCAGAGGAGGACTTGACCATGAATCAACGTGAACGAACAACGATCTACCGCCATCAGCTGATGCTGGGCGAGCGGTCCTGGACCTTATGGGCCACCGACAAGGGATTGGTGCGCCTGTCCTTCTACCACGATGAGGAGCGGATCTCGCAGGCCTGGCTCAGCCGCTATGCCGGTCCGCACCAATTCGTGGAGGACAGGGAGGTATTTACCGAACTGGGGGTGATTCAGCTGCTGGAGAATTATTTCGCGGGCCAGCCGATCAGCTTCACGAGTCTTCCGCTGGACCTGTGGGGAACGGCCTTTCAGCAGGAAGTCTGGACAGGCCTCGCCGGAATTGCCCACGGGCAGGTAGCTACCTACAAGCAGCTGGCCGAGCGAATCGGCAGACCGCAGGCGGTTCGTGCCGTAGGCGCAGCTAACGGGCAGAATCCGCTGCCGGTCATTCTGCCCTGCCACCGGATCATCGGGGCCAATGGCACCCTGACCGGTTACCGGGGCGGACTTGTGCTGAAGCAGGAACTACTACAGCTGGAGGGGATACATCATGTGGGGACAGCCGGACATGAACGATTTGCTTTTTGAGCTGCTGCTGCCGGAACTGTTCGACTACGCCACCTGTCTGGAATACATGGAACGTTCCGCGCTGGAATGCCTGTACCGGGCGGATAGCACTGGGGTTACTCGGCTGTTCGAGCTGGGCAGCGGGCCGCTGCTAATTAAGTTGACCATGAGGGACGGCAGCTTCATACAGGCCAGACTGCTGCATGGCAGCGTGCCCGGAATAGAGGAGCAGGAGCGGCTGGCCCGTTATATCACGGAATGGTTTGATCTGGACCGTGATCTTACGCCCTTTTATACCTTGGCAGCCGCAGATCCGTTGCTGGGGCCACTCGCCGTTCGCTTCCATGGTTTGCGGATTGTAGGGATACCGGACCTGTTTGAAGCGTTATGCTGGGCGATTCTGGGACAGCAGGTCAACCTGGCGTTTGCTTACCGGCTTAAGCAGCGGCTCACGGCGGAATACGGAAGGTCTATGGAATGGGAGGGGCATACGTATTATTGTTTTGCCCGTCCGGAAGATTTGCTGGGCGTATCTGTAGAGGAGCTATGCGCGCTTCAGCTGACCCGCAGCAAAGCCCGCACGATTCTTGAGGTTGCCGCTTTGCTGGCCCGCGGTGAGCTGAGCCGGGAGGCCCTGCTGGACATGCCGTCACCTGAAGCTGCGGAGAAGGAGCTTGTGGCCATTCGCGGGATTGGGCCCTGGACGGCACAGTATGTGCGGATGAGATGCCTGCGCGACCCCTCTTCTTTTCCGGTAGGGGATGTAGGGCTGCAAAATGCCGTGAAGGTACTGACGGGAATGGACAAAAAGCCAACTCCGGCAGAGCTTGTCGGGCTGTCTGTGGGCTGGCGGGGCTGGGAAGCCTATGCCACATTTTATTTGTGGCGGACTTTGTATTAAGCCATACGAGGAATCATAGACAGATACTCTAAGACTCCTCTCATGGATTCGGCTTCTCTCTATCAGATTGTGCGCAGCCTGTCCCCAGTGTGCCTTTCTTGTTGGTAAGAGAGATTATATTGGTTCAGCAGCTCATCCAACGCTACAGATTGCCGAAGTACCTTGGGATGATTGAAGCTGCCATACTGCATCTGCATTTGGTGAAGCTTATATCGTGCTCTTTCAATGCGAATTCGGATCGGTACCGGACTGTCCATGTTGGATTCGCCTCCTTATGTAATATTTTAGATATTAATGTAAAAATATAGGGTATTGGACTTGGCACATTACAGAATTTTAAGGTTCAGCTTCCATAAAAAGACGCTCTCGGTTTAACCGGAGCGTCTTTGCATTTTATTCTTTGGAAGATTGTGTCGAAATGTGCGGTGTTCTTTTGTCGATCATTCAGCGAAGAAAAGGTTCAAATCAAAAATAACTTCGAAACGCATGAATAAAGCTTTTTTGAGTTGAAGATAATTAAAGCAAAGTTCTTACTTCCGGAGGTTAACCACATGAATCAAACGAGCTTTGCCGATACCCGTTCAGAAATGGATACCCAACCGATTTCACCCCTATTGGAGTCTAATTTAAAGTGGCTCGAAACGCGTTTTGAATACTGCGATGATTTATCCGTTTTTCAGTGGCACTTTGGACCGGAGCTCCGACACACAGCATTCTCCGTTTATTTCGATTCGTTATTTGAAAATAAAACATTAAATTATATGAAAGCCTCGCTTCAGGACCTTGTCCCCCACGAAGTAGGCCCTGCAATTACTGTCATTCCTGAAGACGTAATTCGCTTTTTCAGCAACCACGGTGTTTCCTCGCAATCTGCCAAGCTTGTAAACGATCTAAAAGAAGCAAGTGATGATATTGTTACAGGGCATCTTGTTATCTTCTTCAATGGTTGGGAGCAAGCTTTGTCTTACAAAGTTGCTTCACTAATAACTAGGCAAGTGACCGAACCGGGTGCGGAATCCGTAGTTCATGGTCCGCGTGAGAGTACAGTTGAGAATTTACAAAAGAATATCGGTATGTTACGACAGCGGCTAAAAACGCCTAATTTTAAATTAGAAAAGTTTACGCTTGGGGTAGATACCAAAACTGAAGTCAATATCGCTTATTTGATAAATGTAGTTAACTTGGAAGTCTTAGCTGAGTTAAAAAAGCGAATTTCTGGAATGAAGCAAGTTAATGTTCTTGATACCTCTTTTGTTGAAGAGTGGATTGAGGATTCGACTTATTCTCCATTCCCTCAATACCGCTATACAGAACGGCCGGATACCGCTACTGCCGCTTTGTTGGATGGTAAAATCATCGTGCTCGTCGAAGGTACAGGTTCGATTTTAATATGTCCGGGACTTTTTACAGAAATGCATCAATCCTCGGAAGACTATTACCAAAGAAGTATGATTGCTTCCCTGATTCGCCTAATGAGGATATTTGCATTTTTTATTGCTTTAACTTTGCCTAGCATATATATTGCTTTAACGACTTTTCATCCGGAATTGATTCCTACCGTCCTTTTACTTGCCATCATGAATGCGCGTGAGGGAATTCCTTTCCCTGC
This window encodes:
- a CDS encoding helix-turn-helix transcriptional regulator, whose protein sequence is MSKAKRLLELMMTVNRKRKFTVKELAAEFNVSSRTILRDLQELGELGVPLYSEVGPHGGYQVLKERILPPIAFTEEEAVAIFFASHALRHYTSLPFKTEAAAALQKFYNYMSGEVRDRIDEMKNRIDFLTPAREAGFPYLSLLLEAAIQQTVIHIDYESRGVRTERAIQPIGIYASNGLWYCPAHCFVRGGIRIFRCDRIHAAAAEVTGISPLNLRHVHLGNKESFMKQEQALDPHLLMLHVELDKEGVHRCEGEIWSSSLLQVREDRTGWLEGTISGSELDFFAGFIIGLGKGVTVQKPPELVEKLKELLAGLLEKYM
- a CDS encoding helix-turn-helix domain-containing protein yields the protein MLRFRLKYLFKNKQTRLILMLTLSVSLLITVIGLFSYGQYRDALDTELNTPNVELLQINLDVTNRAFREADNKAVDVSFQPSVIQYMNTDTQDNAAKAEEPQVYLRTLATEPDIHSIKVLKFSDQSLISSNDGYMADWEEAADYAWSTWIGEIKEKPLLIKRRQYTGTNSKLGMTELLTLARPIVQDGQTVGAVVVDLDYDWLFSQMYTHLSSYQFVYNLEGELIYPKLNLPFPLENMKEVLSLIDVSPFAHVKIEGQAYMANQTFSNVTGWRLISLVPMEQLLKNVTIARNMMLSLSLISILVGCSAIYYYNFASFRPLKRINKLLNPGLKSGGQGNLYDLEPVIGKLVGDFQSKSLVAEWSLPELRSKFVHDLITRSIGTQETGAKWGHYFEGWKEGPFEVLIVSIDRHTQWAAAYQEEDQMLLKYAINNIIVEYFQPAWQVVTATPQKDSLVVLLQPRELQETELTENAGQLIDMIQNLLNISVSVGIGNPAPAITKVARAYAEANLALSHRLYEGYGRVRHYAAEEPRYAESLQAVDDTWKQEVLHALKSSAATTGVEWIRRWSADARKKVIQPQKIFRMVDDLLEELLAIAGAGGHPLPEELANYTRHQVTTMDLSEIEQMLCGIVERMSEELGQHRQSKEYLLAQAMIQYMENHLQDNIGLQDIASHVNMGISSVSNIFKEETGTTVYDYLTNLRIDKACELLSGSGMKIADIAMLVGYQNENSFIRAFRKIKSITPGKFRENSKYSKTYADPPKPRQSSVSEDSE
- a CDS encoding VOC family protein → MTTKMIPYITLDGQAEAAISFYQQVFEAQLLFKQTFGEGPADPAHPMDEATGQRIAHSLLKIGASELYIADSEPGQPLQSGNILTICLTTDDAGTAAAFFHALEEGGHVLHPLVQTYFSPAYGMVTDKYGVTFQIFTRK
- a CDS encoding bifunctional transcriptional activator/DNA repair enzyme AdaA → MEQALFDQIYETVVRHDPLYDGVFYTGVLTTGIVCRPSCRARTPKAVNVRFYPSLEEAVSAGFRPCKRCRPEEGGKLRPDAVLAAQADALLEARYAERLTLADLAAPLKVSPFHLQRTYTRVTGRSPAAKLDEVRLTKVRQQLMETEQPIAEIGQAAGFRGASHFAAWFARKTGVSPTEFRKQIRGGLDHEST
- a CDS encoding SWIM zinc finger family protein, producing the protein MEKLNDYTLDDNRWNWLIQNVAYCFDDLTLKRGFQYYKQRRVRTMRSNEFGPPGLKAIVEGREDYVVSVDLTDLRLGRCNCPVGGPCKHMAALLMCYAEQQNRSVNMLANAKAAVIRTVQDSGSDSGGASRRPTKQQLKQLAKQLGSATVTQWREYFATAVAPLAQSVRNSQYVEKALAAITEYQPELGPAATLLFQLNSRLYVLETLIPGTGISSLPQGYGSSLGYYTQIAVSDLQEYIGEHLLEQDLPLNSEPDQFTRLMDTVALLRQAMLTETRGRRDEPPFSLFYSLVWDNWIAYYTAEPEVYLNEISLLRQAEAELGAALSKNSWRLAQGRMYFYLEDDLAAWEFLQLAAEQPGIQPGEWMDFIEIIIADEEWDRLVDWLVRIGPQLNKHYYSLKRYSECWEEALSHLPEEEPRMWSTLTEMLPFSRDLYDEKLLGRGKWQEWMDYQISSGAAPSDFRVRDLQPLEKHAPELLLPFYHQAVERFVIEKNRDSYKAAVKLLKRLAKLYKKIKREERWELFLSSFTAKHSRLRALQEELRKGNLIS
- a CDS encoding tripartite tricarboxylate transporter substrate binding protein is translated as MVLLLIWAGYRMAGEHSRIDESADFPKKPITLIVPYAAGGGTDLTARALAQATEKVLREPIIVVNRTGGGSSVGLMEGANAKGDGYTVTFLPAELTILPHLGLLPITYEKFKPIAQTNFDPSAITVRAEAPFKTVNEFLDFAKAHPGELKMGNAGTGSIWHLAAVTLERETGVKFAHIPFEGAGPAVSALMDGFVDAVPVSPAEVKKYVDEGKLRTLAVNADKRSEALPGVPTLEEETGIHVNFTSTWRGLAVPKDTPDEIAELLASAFIKGTEDKEFKNYMQLNGLQLQVKNGKAFGQQLQESHDLFAKMIPELGLSRK
- the kdgT gene encoding 2-keto-3-deoxygluconate transporter, whose product is MKIKKTLDRIPGGMMLVPLFLGAIIHTAFPGAGEYFGGFTKGLMTGTVPILAVWFFCMGAAIDVRATGTVLRKSGTLVLTKIAVAWVVAMIAIQFMPEGGVKSGFFAGLSVLAIISAMDMTNGGLYASIMQQYGTKEESGAFVLMSLESGPLVTMLILGSTGVAVFEPHLFVGAVLPFLIGFILGNVDHDLRAYFGKATQTLIPFFGFALGSSIDLGVIVDTGMLGILLGVFVIIITGVPLILADKFIGRGNGTAGLAASSTAGAAVANPMLVANMKPEFLPAAEAATALVAASVIVTSILVPIITAYYSDYMRKKNPPAADTKIDVSTPQKAVV